The following proteins are co-located in the Panthera uncia isolate 11264 chromosome F1, Puncia_PCG_1.0, whole genome shotgun sequence genome:
- the SDE2 gene encoding splicing regulator SDE2 isoform X3 → MLRALGAQIEKTTNREACRDLSGRRLRDVNHEKAMAEWVKQQAEREAEKEQKRLERLQRKLAEPRPCSANPAYQRQCHEMAERLEDSVLKGMQAASSKVVSAEIGESRKRPNKSKTDRGASSGKRKCLWLGTEGLETVEESSSETSDGDGEEAPGTSGVSFHTPRSGDGAEAAAESAGSCPRAGVQAADSRPPQAPGPGSGCAVSADAGPGRTSAGGREQGTVAVETEKSLEQGGAGGEEPAEEGAAGAGPTGETQAQTLEATDPAAEVASGECGGSAPVTKPEDGRSGNRDTGLATLDLLAFTSAAEMEALGLDRLKSELTARGLKCGGTLRERAARLFSVRGLAREQMDPALFARPPRGKKK, encoded by the exons ATGCTCCGCGCGCTTGGTGCTCAGATTGAGAAGACGACCAACCGAGAGGCTTGCCGGGACCTCAGCGGGCGGAGGCTGCGAGATGTCAACCACGAGAAAGC GATGGCCGAGTGGGTGAAACAGCAGGCCGAGCGAGAGGCTGAAAAGGAGCAGAAGCGTCTGGAGCGGCTGCAGCGGAAGCTGGCGGAGCCCAGACCCTGCTCGGCCAACCCCGCCTACCAGCGGCAGTGCCACGAGATGGCCGAGCGCCTGGAGGACTCGGTCCTCAAAG GTATGCAGGCTGCTTCCAGCAAGGTGGTGTCGGCGGAAATTGGGGAGAGTCGGAAACGACCCAACAAATCAAAAACGGACAGAGGAGCCAGTTCAGGGAAGAGGAAATGCCTTTG GTTGGGCACGGAAGGACTAGAGACCGTGGAGGAGTCCAGCTCAGAGACCTCGGATGGCGACGGGGAAGAAGCTCCCGGCACTTCAGGAGTGAGCTTCCACACTCCCAGAAGCGGCGATGGCGCTGAGGCGGCAGCCGAATCTGCCGGCAGCTGTCCGAGGGCGGGTGTGCAGGCTGCGGACTCTAGGCCGCCGCAGGCGCCCGGGCCAGGCTCTGGGTGTGCGGTCTCCGCAGACGCCGGGCCGGGCCGGACCTCCGCCGGGGGGCGCGAGCAGGGGACCGTGGCCGTGGAAACAGAGAAGAgcctggagcagggaggggccgggggcgAGGAGCCCGCAGAAGAGGGGGCGGCCGGGGCAGGACCGACCGGAGAGACACAGGCACAGACACTGGAGGCGACTGACCCGGCTGCCGAGGTAGCGTCCGGAGAGTGCGGGGGAAGCGCGCCCGTGACCAAACCGGAGGACGGCCGGTCAGGAAACAGG gaTACTGGTCTGGCAACTCTAGATTTGCTGGCATTCACCTCTGCGGCGGAAATGGAAGCGCTGGGCTTGGACAGGCTCAAGAGTGAACTGACGGCCCGGGGGCTGAAATGTGGGGGCACCCTGCGGGAGCGGGCCGCCAGGCTCTTTTCTGTCCGCGGCCTGGCCAGGGAACAGATGGACCCCGCTCTGTTCGCCAGGCCGCCAagggggaagaagaaatga